The following proteins are encoded in a genomic region of Drosophila bipectinata strain 14024-0381.07 chromosome XL, DbipHiC1v2, whole genome shotgun sequence:
- the Zw gene encoding glucose-6-phosphate 1-dehydrogenase isoform X1, with product MATPQEDHSTLDVIIKSLKSSSMACEGTHFDGKIPHTFVIFGASGDLAKKKIYPTLWWLYRDDLLPKPTKFCGYARSKLSVDQIEENCRQYMKVQPHEETKYKEFWALNEYVAGSYDGRTGFELLNQQLELMENKNRANRIFYLALPPSVFEEVTVNIKQICMSVCGWNRVIIEKPFGRDDASSLALSDHLAKLFHEEQLYRIDHYLGKEMVQNLMTIRFANKILSSTWNRENIASVLITFKEPFGTQGRGGYFDEFGIIRDVMQNHLLQILSLVAMEKPVSCHPDDIRDEKVKVLKSIETLTLDDMVLGQYVGNPAGTTDDARNGYLDDPTVNNDSNTPTYALGVLKINNERWQGVPFILRCGKALNERKAEVRIQYQDVPGDIFEGSTKRNELVIRVQPGEALYFKMMTKSPGITFDIEETELDLTYEHRYKDSYLPDAYERLILDVFCGSQMHFVRSDELREAWRIFTPILHQIERERIQPITYQYGSRGPKQADVKCEQNNFKYSGSYKWHGGRPNTSNL from the exons ATGGCAACACCGCAAGAGG ATCACTCCACCCTGGACGTCATTATCAAATCACTCAAGTCCTCCAGCATGGCCTGCGAGGGGACTCACTTCGATGGCAAGATCCCGCACACGTTCGTCATCTTCGGAGCGTCGGGTGACCTGGCCAAGAAGAAGATCTACCCGACGCTGTGGTGGCTCTACCGGGACGATCTCCTGCCCAAGCCCACCAAGTTCTGCGGCTATGCCCGCTCCAAGCTAAGCGTCGACCAGATCGAAGAGAACTGCCGCCAGTACATGAAG GTCCAACCCCACGAGGAGACCAAGTACAAGGAGTTCTGGGCCCTCAACGAGTACGTAGCTGGCAGCTATGATGGACGCACCGGCTTCGAGCTCCTCAACCAGCAGCTGGAGCTCATGGAGAACAAGAACCGGGCGAACCGCATCTTCTACCTGGCCCTGCCCCCCAGTGTCTTCGAGGAGGTGACTGTCAACATCAAGCAGATCTGCATGTCTGTATG CGGCTGGAACCGCGTCATCATCGAGAAGCCCTTCGGACGGGATGATGCCTCCTCGCTGGCGCTGAGCGATCACCTGGCCAAGCTCTTCCACGAGGAGCAGCTGTACCGCATCGACCACTATCTGGGCAAGGAGATGGTGCAGAATCTGATGACCATCCGCTTCGCCAACAAGATCCTCAGCTCGACCTGGAACCGGGAGAACATCGCCTCGGTGCTGATCACCTTCAAGGAGCCCTTCGGCACCCAGGGACGCGGCGGCTACTTTGACGAGTTCGGCATCATTCGGGACGTGATGCAGAACCATCTGCTGCAGATCCTCTCCCTGGTGGCCATGGAGAAGCCGGTCAGCTGTCACCCGGACGATATTCGTGACGAGAAAGTGAAGGTGCTGAAGAGCATCGAGACCTTGACCTTGGACGACATGGTGCTGGGCCAGTACGTGGGCAATCCCGCGGGCACCACCGACGACGCCCGGAACGGCTATTTGGACGATCCCACCGTGAACAATGACTCCAATACGCCCACCTACGCCCTCGGAGTGCTGAAGATCAACAACGAGCGCTGGCAGGGCGTGCCCTTCATCCTGCGCTGTGGCAAGGCGCTGAACGAGCGCAAGGCCGAGGTACGCATCCAGTACCAGGATGTGCCCGGCGACATCTTCGAGGGCAGCACGAAGCGCAACGAGCTGGTCATCCGCGTCCAACCGGGCGAGGCGCTGTACTTCAAGATGATGACCAAGAGCCCGGGCATCACCTTCGATATCGAGGAGACGGAGCTGGATCTTACCTACGAGCATCGGTACAAGGACTCCTACCTGCCCGACGCCTACGAGCGTCTCATCCTCGACGTCTTCTGCGGCTCCCAGATGCACTTCGTCCGCTCTGACGAGCTGCGCGAGGCGTGGCGCATCTTCACACCCATTCTGCATCAGATCGAGCGGGAGCGCATCCAGCCCATTACCTATCAGTATGGCTCCCGCGGCCCCAAGCAGGCCGACGTCAAGTGCGAACAGAACAACTTCAAGTACTCCGGATCGTACAAGTGGCACGGCGGCAGGCCGAACACCTCCAATCTTTAG
- the Zw gene encoding glucose-6-phosphate 1-dehydrogenase isoform X2 yields the protein MACEGTHFDGKIPHTFVIFGASGDLAKKKIYPTLWWLYRDDLLPKPTKFCGYARSKLSVDQIEENCRQYMKVQPHEETKYKEFWALNEYVAGSYDGRTGFELLNQQLELMENKNRANRIFYLALPPSVFEEVTVNIKQICMSVCGWNRVIIEKPFGRDDASSLALSDHLAKLFHEEQLYRIDHYLGKEMVQNLMTIRFANKILSSTWNRENIASVLITFKEPFGTQGRGGYFDEFGIIRDVMQNHLLQILSLVAMEKPVSCHPDDIRDEKVKVLKSIETLTLDDMVLGQYVGNPAGTTDDARNGYLDDPTVNNDSNTPTYALGVLKINNERWQGVPFILRCGKALNERKAEVRIQYQDVPGDIFEGSTKRNELVIRVQPGEALYFKMMTKSPGITFDIEETELDLTYEHRYKDSYLPDAYERLILDVFCGSQMHFVRSDELREAWRIFTPILHQIERERIQPITYQYGSRGPKQADVKCEQNNFKYSGSYKWHGGRPNTSNL from the exons ATGGCCTGCGAGGGGACTCACTTCGATGGCAAGATCCCGCACACGTTCGTCATCTTCGGAGCGTCGGGTGACCTGGCCAAGAAGAAGATCTACCCGACGCTGTGGTGGCTCTACCGGGACGATCTCCTGCCCAAGCCCACCAAGTTCTGCGGCTATGCCCGCTCCAAGCTAAGCGTCGACCAGATCGAAGAGAACTGCCGCCAGTACATGAAG GTCCAACCCCACGAGGAGACCAAGTACAAGGAGTTCTGGGCCCTCAACGAGTACGTAGCTGGCAGCTATGATGGACGCACCGGCTTCGAGCTCCTCAACCAGCAGCTGGAGCTCATGGAGAACAAGAACCGGGCGAACCGCATCTTCTACCTGGCCCTGCCCCCCAGTGTCTTCGAGGAGGTGACTGTCAACATCAAGCAGATCTGCATGTCTGTATG CGGCTGGAACCGCGTCATCATCGAGAAGCCCTTCGGACGGGATGATGCCTCCTCGCTGGCGCTGAGCGATCACCTGGCCAAGCTCTTCCACGAGGAGCAGCTGTACCGCATCGACCACTATCTGGGCAAGGAGATGGTGCAGAATCTGATGACCATCCGCTTCGCCAACAAGATCCTCAGCTCGACCTGGAACCGGGAGAACATCGCCTCGGTGCTGATCACCTTCAAGGAGCCCTTCGGCACCCAGGGACGCGGCGGCTACTTTGACGAGTTCGGCATCATTCGGGACGTGATGCAGAACCATCTGCTGCAGATCCTCTCCCTGGTGGCCATGGAGAAGCCGGTCAGCTGTCACCCGGACGATATTCGTGACGAGAAAGTGAAGGTGCTGAAGAGCATCGAGACCTTGACCTTGGACGACATGGTGCTGGGCCAGTACGTGGGCAATCCCGCGGGCACCACCGACGACGCCCGGAACGGCTATTTGGACGATCCCACCGTGAACAATGACTCCAATACGCCCACCTACGCCCTCGGAGTGCTGAAGATCAACAACGAGCGCTGGCAGGGCGTGCCCTTCATCCTGCGCTGTGGCAAGGCGCTGAACGAGCGCAAGGCCGAGGTACGCATCCAGTACCAGGATGTGCCCGGCGACATCTTCGAGGGCAGCACGAAGCGCAACGAGCTGGTCATCCGCGTCCAACCGGGCGAGGCGCTGTACTTCAAGATGATGACCAAGAGCCCGGGCATCACCTTCGATATCGAGGAGACGGAGCTGGATCTTACCTACGAGCATCGGTACAAGGACTCCTACCTGCCCGACGCCTACGAGCGTCTCATCCTCGACGTCTTCTGCGGCTCCCAGATGCACTTCGTCCGCTCTGACGAGCTGCGCGAGGCGTGGCGCATCTTCACACCCATTCTGCATCAGATCGAGCGGGAGCGCATCCAGCCCATTACCTATCAGTATGGCTCCCGCGGCCCCAAGCAGGCCGACGTCAAGTGCGAACAGAACAACTTCAAGTACTCCGGATCGTACAAGTGGCACGGCGGCAGGCCGAACACCTCCAATCTTTAG
- the et gene encoding uncharacterized protein et — MMLMQSQLIKKLSSCLLLVLLIKIRIMNVVGDGVCKMELSNDILMAGKDYNVSCICPRADLSLWVDDEEMDPVNDTYGQVLGTVRNATVGWNELKCYSGRLESKLLLDCKEVVVRMKVDTEKIECRLIDTNISCVFDQPDPEDAWSQTNYRLRYLQEHKKSVPCQRQNNTSRLRCSSLEVGKFKTEYLLFLDTYNDNNEVLYNQSFSRYGKEIEVLQWGTLTNVTTKVNHTCIFWRASTTNSTNKIEWHVHLNPSNPNLQPEYYTLDDPYQRDRIYLEFCFPTPIWGNQNYEVTLKRRIKPSGPWSEPHPPINFTTLGIPPARPPEMVPNGFSYSPKTQRLQVFWLRINETEYNGVNMTYLVTLDDKRNATKLLSNISASFDHWHLSWRASIQIVSHNANGSSEQAMRLAVPTLSYAEEHQPRKLRWENTTLRWDEPEDTNHLTGYMVYWCFPSLNKDQICNDSYPIEWHSVDGNSYEFQSKELKKVAVSANYGNNSTGGMVWLGDPDDSILQSGPTIVAIVVLIIFAVSIVPATAAYREIQKQMDIEVVLPEYLQNIYIAEKNKENSASDSEDKKRILDLSDLVPGKSLKDLPSKSLPKPQNDISKLQRRLRNATLIVTNDAYVSQDAESMDFLPESSQGFVSPPSVLVTNYNYESQDMLLPNNGYLTPPSVGSISTNDTYVSRDTFNSSPESSIGRDPPPPSKSSILDSNIGYVLPPPQRSLLDSSMGYVLPPPQRSLLDSNIGYVLPPPPSSSLLDLNIGYVLPPPPSRSLLDSSYALPPPPGLSRPPQLPLWNSSPDSNIGYVLPPPPALSQAPRWRLLNSPLESTNGYVLPPLPSLSRAPQLPLWKSTLDSNNGYVLPPSSHHPPNNSYLSMDTILRGPRTLTNSLPEPSYVLAPPERAPSLPPPLTSPYLEMRTVQNQDPPRNDIGYCPYNP; from the exons ATGATGCTGATGCAATCCCAGCTGATTAAGAAGCTGAGCAGCTGCCttctgctggtgctgctgatCAAGATTAGGATCATGAACGTAGTCGGTGATGGAGTTTGCAAAATGGAGCTCAGTAATGACATACTGATGGCGGGAAAGGACTACAACGTATCCTGCATTTGCCCCAGGGCAGATCTATCTCTATGGGTTGACGATGAGGAAATGGATCCGGTTAATGATACCTATGGCCAGGTCCTTGGAACCGTTAGAAACGCCACGGTCGGCTGGAACGAATTGAAGTGCTATTCGGGGAGATTAGAAAGTAAGTTGCTGTTGGATTGCAAAGAAGTAGTCGTGCGGATGAAGGTGGATACGGAGAAGATCGAGTGCCGTTTAATCGACACCAACATTAGTTGCGTCTTCGATCAACCGGATCCGGAAGATGCCTGGAGCCAAACCAATTACCGTTTAAGGTACCTCCAAGAGCACAAAAAGTCTGTGCCGTGCCAGCGACAGAACAACACCAGCCGGTTGCGTTGCAGCAGCTTGGAAGTGGGAAAGTTTAAAACAGAGTATCTGCTCTTCCTGGACACCTACAACGACAATAATGAAGTTCTTTACAATCAGAGCTTTTCACGTTATGGCAAGGAGATTGAAGTGCTCCAGTGGGGTACATTGACCAATGTAACCACAAAAGTGAACCACACGTGCATCTTCTGGCGGGCCTCCACCACGAATAGCACCAACAAAATTGAATGGCACGTCCATCTGAATCCATCGAATCCAAACCTACAGCCCGAGTATTATACGCTGGATGACCCGTATCAGCGGGATCGAATCTATCTGGAGTTTTGCTTTCCGACACCCATCTGGGGCAACCAGAACTACGAGGTGACGCTCAAGCGACGTATAAAGCCGAGCGGTCCCTGGTCGGAGCCGCATCCCCCGATCAACTTCACCACCCTGGGCATACCACCGGCCCGTCCGCCCGAGATGGTGCCCAACGGCTTCTCGTACTCTCCCAAAACTCAGAGACTTCAGGTCTTCTGGCTGCGGATTAATGAAACGGAGTACAACGGCGTCAACATGACGTATTTGGTGACGTTGGACGACAAAAG AAATGCTACCAAGCTGTTGAGCAACATCTCCGCCAGCTTCGATCACTGGCATCTATCCTGGAGAGCCAGCATCCAAATAGTTAGCCACAATGCCAATGGATCGTCCGAGCAAGCCATGCGGCTGGCAGTGCCCACACTATCCTACGCCGAGGAGCACCAGCCCCGGAAACTTCGCTGGGAAAACACCACCTTGAGGTGGGATGAGCCAGAAGATACCAACCATCTGACCGGCTACATGGTATACTGGTGTTTCCCGTCCTTGAATAAAGATCAGATCTGCAACGATAGTTATCCGATTGAATGGCACTCTGTCGATGGGAACAGCTACGAGTTCCAGTCGAAGGAACTGAAAAAGGTGGCCGTGTCGGCCAATTACGGTAACAATTCCACCGGAGGCATGGTCTGGCTAGGCGATCCAGACGACAGCATCCTTCAATCAGGTCCCACCATCGTGGCCATAGTTGTCCTCATAATCTTTGCTGTCTCCATTGTGCCCGCCACAGCCGCTTACAGGGAGATCCAAAAACAAATGGACATCGAAGTGGTATTGCCAGAATACCTGCAAAACATCTATATTGCAGAAAAAAACAAGGAGAATTCGGCCTCTGACTCCGAagacaaaaaaagaatcttAGATCTTTCAGATCTAGTGCCGGGTAAGTCGCTGAAGGATTTACCATCGAAATCCCTGCCAAAGCCGCAAAACGACATTTCCAAGCTGCAGAGGAGGCTCCGAAATGCAACCTTGATAGTAACCAATGATGCATATGTATCGCAGGACGCAGAATCAATGGATTTCTTGCCAGAGTCGAGCCAAGGTTTCGTTAGCCCACCATCCGTGCTTGTAACCAATTATAATTACGAATCCCAGGACATGCTATTACCCAATAACGGTTACCTTACCCCACCATCCGTGGGATCCATAAGCACAAATGATACTTATGTATCGCGGGATACATTCAATTCTTCGCCAGAATCGAGTATCGGTCGtgacccaccaccaccatcgaAGTCGTCCATTCTAGATTCAAATATCGGTTACGTCCTCCCACCACCACAGAGGTCCTTGCTAGATTCGAGTATGGGTTACGTTCTCCCACCACCACAGAGATCCTTGTTAGATTCAAATATCGGTTACGTCctcccaccaccaccatcgaGCTCCTTGTTAGATTTAAATATCGGTTACGTCctcccaccaccaccatcgaGGTCCCTGTTAGATTCAAGTTACGCTCTCCCACCACCACCGGGACTATCACGACCACCACAATTGCCATTATGGAATTCTTCGCCAGATTCGAATATCGGCTACGTTCTCCCACCACCACCGGCACTGTCACAAGCTCCTCGATGGCGACTATTGAACTCCCCACTAGAATCAACCAACGGCTACGTTCTCCCACCACTACCGTCACTTTCACGAGCACCACAATTGCCATTATGGAAATCCACCCTAGATTCGAATAACGGTTATGTCCTCCCACCATCCTCCCACCACCCACCTAATAATAGTTATTTATCGATGGACACGATATTACGAGGCCCACGGACTCTTACGAATTCCTTGCCGGAGCCCAGTTATGTTCTCGCTCCACCGGAACGGGCACCATCACTGCCACCTCCACTGACCAGTCCATACCTTGAAATGAGAACTGTACAGAACCAAGATCCACCTAGGAACGACATTGGATATTGCCCCTATAACCCCTAA